The Pseudarthrobacter defluvii DNA window TCTTCCTGGTAGGCCTCAGCGAAGGATTGATGCCCATTTCTTTCGCCGATTCCCCTGAATCGGTGGATGAGGAACGCCGGCTGCTGTATGTCGGCATTACCCGCGCGCGCGAGCACCTTTCCCTCTCGTGGAGCACGGCAAGGACTCCCGGGGGCCGGGCCAACCGCAAGCCGTCCCGGTTCCTCGACGGCCTGCGGCCCGACTCGGTGGCAAGCTCAAGCACCCGCGGGAAGGGAACCGTACCCCGCCGCAAGGCTGCCGCGCCCGCCGTCTGCCGGGTCTGCGGCAGCATGCTCGCCACCGGTGCCGAACGGAAGGTGGGCCGCTGCAACGCGTGCCCGCCCACATACGAGGAACAGACGTTTGACGCCCTTCGCAGCTGGCGCCGCGAGGTGGCGCAGTCCGCGGACGTTCCGGCCTTCGTGGTCTTCACCGATGCCACGCTCACAGCCATCGCCGAGGCCCGGCCCTCGTCGCTGGAGGAACTGTCGGGGCTTGCCGGCGTCGGTCCCTCCAAGCTGGAAAGATACGGGGAAGACGTTCTCCGGGTCCTGGCGGAGAGCTCTGTCCTGTGAGGCGCAGCCCCAACAGCGCTTCCCGGCAGGCAGCCGCAGAGCCGGCGGGGTTGACAACGCCGGACGGCTCCCCGGTGGAAGTTCGGCGGTCCACCCGGCGCACCAGGACGGTAGCGGCCTTCTGGGAGGACGGGACGGCGGTGGTTGCCATTCCGGCCCGTTTCACTGCCGCACAGGAGCGGGAGTGGGTCCACCGCATGCTTGCCAAACTGCACAAGCAGGGGGAGCGGCCCGCGGCATCCGGCCGGCGGCGTCCTGCCACAGACGAAGCCCTTGCAGCCCATGCAGCGCAGCTGTCCGCACAATATCTTGGCGGCCGGTCAAGGCCTGCCGCGGTCCGGTGGGTAGGCAACCAGAACTCCCGGTGGGGTTCCGCCACTCCGGCCGACGGAACCATCAGGCTGTCGGACAAACTCCGGCCCATGCCGCAATGGGTCATCGACTACGTGCTGCTCCACGAACTGGCCCACCTCCTGGTGGCCTCGCACAACGCGGCGTTCTGGAAGCTGCTGGAGGCATACCCGGACACCCAGCGGGCCAAGGCATTCCTCGAGGGCGTCTCGTTTGCCACGTCCCGGGGCCTGGACAGGGACGGCACGGCCAGCAGCGCTGACGCCGACTA harbors:
- a CDS encoding M48 metallopeptidase family protein, which encodes MRRSPNSASRQAAAEPAGLTTPDGSPVEVRRSTRRTRTVAAFWEDGTAVVAIPARFTAAQEREWVHRMLAKLHKQGERPAASGRRRPATDEALAAHAAQLSAQYLGGRSRPAAVRWVGNQNSRWGSATPADGTIRLSDKLRPMPQWVIDYVLLHELAHLLVASHNAAFWKLLEAYPDTQRAKAFLEGVSFATSRGLDRDGTASSADAD